In one window of Rhodanobacter sp. FDAARGOS 1247 DNA:
- the tldD gene encoding metalloprotease TldD encodes MDSLIALAESKLLSPGGIATGDLDRVFAQLMGPSIDAADLYFQHSRSESWTLEEGIVKDGSHSIEQGVGVRAMSGEKTGFAYSDEIVLPQLLEASKAARAIAHDGNGAGKPLALHNARALYPAIDPVESLPNPDKIALLREVDAYARSRDPRVKQVIVSLAATMDTILIAASDGTLAADVRPLVRINVQVIAEANGRREQGYSGGGGRYGYRELIENGRALAFADEAVRQALVNLDSVDAPAGQMTVVLGPGWPGVLLHEAIGHGLEGDFNRKGSSAFSGRIGQRVAAKGVTIVDDGTLAGRRGSLSIDDEGTPTECTTLIEDGILKGYMQDKLNARLMGMAPTGNGRRESFTALPMPRMTNTYMLAGQHDPQEIIRSVKKGLYAPNFGGGQVDITNGKFTFSASEAYLIEDGRITRPVKGATLIGSGPDVLNRVSMIGNDLALDEGVGVCGKDGQSVPVGVGQPTLKIDSMTVGGTAS; translated from the coding sequence ATGGATTCATTGATCGCCCTCGCCGAAAGCAAGCTGTTGTCCCCCGGCGGCATCGCCACCGGCGACCTCGACCGCGTGTTCGCCCAATTGATGGGCCCGTCCATCGACGCCGCCGACCTGTACTTCCAGCATTCGCGCAGCGAGTCGTGGACGCTGGAAGAGGGCATCGTCAAGGACGGCAGCCACTCGATCGAGCAGGGCGTGGGCGTGCGCGCGATGTCCGGCGAAAAGACCGGCTTCGCCTATTCCGACGAGATCGTGCTGCCGCAGTTGCTGGAAGCGTCGAAAGCCGCCCGCGCGATCGCCCACGACGGCAACGGCGCCGGCAAGCCGCTGGCCTTGCACAACGCGCGCGCGCTGTACCCGGCGATCGACCCGGTCGAGAGCCTGCCCAACCCCGACAAGATCGCCCTGCTGCGCGAAGTCGACGCGTATGCGCGCTCGCGCGATCCGCGCGTCAAGCAGGTCATCGTCAGCCTCGCCGCGACCATGGACACCATCCTGATCGCCGCCTCCGACGGCACCCTGGCCGCCGACGTGCGCCCGCTGGTGCGTATCAACGTGCAGGTCATCGCCGAAGCGAACGGCCGCCGCGAGCAGGGCTATTCCGGCGGCGGCGGCCGCTACGGCTACCGCGAACTGATCGAGAACGGCCGCGCACTCGCGTTCGCCGACGAAGCGGTGCGCCAGGCGCTGGTCAACCTCGATTCCGTCGACGCCCCCGCCGGCCAGATGACCGTGGTGCTCGGCCCCGGCTGGCCCGGCGTGCTGCTGCACGAGGCGATCGGCCACGGCCTGGAAGGCGACTTCAACCGCAAGGGCAGCTCCGCGTTCTCCGGCCGCATCGGCCAGCGCGTGGCGGCGAAAGGCGTCACCATCGTCGACGACGGCACCCTGGCCGGTCGCCGCGGCTCGCTGAGCATCGACGACGAAGGCACGCCCACCGAATGCACCACCCTGATCGAGGACGGCATCCTCAAGGGTTACATGCAGGACAAGCTCAACGCCCGCCTGATGGGCATGGCCCCCACCGGCAACGGCCGCCGCGAATCCTTCACCGCGCTGCCGATGCCGCGGATGACCAACACCTACATGCTGGCCGGCCAGCACGATCCGCAGGAAATCATCCGCTCGGTGAAAAAGGGCCTGTACGCGCCGAACTTCGGCGGCGGCCAGGTCGACATCACCAACGGCAAGTTCACCTTCTCCGCCTCCGAGGCGTACCTGATCGAGGACGGCCGCATCACTCGTCCCGTGAAGGGCGCGACGCTGATCGGTTCCGGGCCGGACGTGCTCAATCGGGTGTCGATGATCGGCAACGATCTGGCACTGGATGAAGGCGTAGGCGTGTGCGGCAAGGACGGGCAGAGTGTACCGGTGGGCGTGGGGCAGCCGACGCTGAAGATTGATTCGATGACTGTGGGTGGTACGGCGTCGTAA
- a CDS encoding nuclease-related domain-containing protein, whose amino-acid sequence MLIKKADDQSEALAQLERTAATNRGETAKHAAKELAIRKAGVKGESDSAYLIDFHFAASANWAVIHDLRIEFNDRVAQIDHLLINRWMECYVLETKHFRDGVKITDDGEFMRWNSFKRNFEGMPSPLEQNDRHIAVLRDAMNKIDLPTRLGMRIQLSFQSLVLVSPTARIDRPKKFDASRVIKADQLRARISRDIDNENAFIGIVKTAAKIVSADTVRDVARQLARLHRPAKLARPSTVAMASASAASTNLTPSSKVAEPSATAYRTAIAATPVTLSSNAGPRCKDCKGVDGSIQHGKYGYYFQCPKCSANTAIKFTCQAGHKPRLRKAGNQFYRECPECGTSEIYFINL is encoded by the coding sequence ATGTTGATCAAGAAAGCTGACGATCAAAGCGAAGCCTTGGCGCAGCTTGAGCGGACGGCCGCGACAAACCGAGGCGAGACGGCGAAGCACGCTGCCAAGGAACTTGCGATACGCAAGGCGGGCGTCAAGGGCGAGAGCGACTCGGCTTACCTGATCGACTTTCATTTTGCGGCGTCCGCCAACTGGGCGGTGATCCATGACCTCCGGATCGAATTCAACGATCGCGTCGCGCAAATCGACCATCTGCTGATCAATCGCTGGATGGAATGCTATGTGCTGGAGACAAAACACTTTCGCGATGGCGTGAAGATCACCGATGACGGCGAATTCATGCGCTGGAACAGCTTCAAACGCAACTTTGAAGGGATGCCATCGCCGCTGGAGCAGAATGATCGCCATATCGCCGTGCTGCGTGACGCGATGAACAAGATCGACCTGCCCACCAGGCTCGGCATGCGCATCCAGTTGAGCTTTCAATCGCTCGTGCTGGTTTCGCCGACCGCCCGCATTGATCGGCCGAAGAAATTCGACGCCAGCCGCGTGATCAAGGCTGACCAGCTTCGCGCGCGAATCTCCCGTGACATCGACAATGAGAACGCCTTCATCGGCATCGTGAAAACAGCTGCGAAAATCGTTTCGGCTGATACGGTGCGTGATGTGGCGAGGCAATTGGCTCGACTGCATCGACCTGCCAAGTTGGCGCGGCCATCAACCGTAGCCATGGCGTCGGCTAGTGCTGCTTCGACCAATCTCACCCCTTCCTCCAAAGTTGCCGAACCATCGGCAACGGCGTATCGCACCGCCATCGCTGCAACACCCGTAACTTTGTCTTCCAACGCAGGACCGCGGTGCAAGGACTGCAAAGGCGTGGACGGCAGCATCCAACACGGCAAATACGGATATTACTTCCAATGCCCGAAATGCAGCGCCAATACGGCGATCAAGTTCACCTGCCAAGCGGGCCATAAGCCACGTCTTCGAAAGGCTGGCAACCAGTTTTATCGTGAGTGCCCAGAGTGCGGCACATCGGAAATCTACTTCATCAATCTTTGA
- the yjgA gene encoding ribosome biogenesis factor YjgA, with translation MSPSRSRNQYELEEEADYGPSRTQQRRDALAVLALAQQLVDLPPSRLAKLPLPDDVRHEIDVTRRISSHGAKKRQLAFLAKVMRRYDDDDFAAVRAELGENREKQRQETAAMHRLESMRDRLIAEDETALSELIAEHPQVDRQHLRSLVRQARVEKDTPNKPPKAYREIFQLLKDLAQTDTSDDTAA, from the coding sequence GTGAGCCCGAGCCGCAGCCGCAACCAGTACGAACTCGAAGAAGAAGCGGACTACGGCCCCAGCCGCACCCAGCAGCGTCGCGATGCGCTGGCGGTGCTGGCGCTGGCCCAGCAACTGGTCGACCTGCCGCCCAGCCGCCTGGCCAAGCTGCCCCTGCCCGACGACGTGCGCCACGAAATCGATGTCACCCGCCGCATCAGTTCGCACGGCGCGAAGAAGCGCCAGCTCGCCTTCCTGGCCAAGGTGATGCGCCGCTACGACGACGACGACTTCGCCGCGGTGCGCGCCGAGCTCGGCGAGAACCGCGAGAAGCAGCGCCAGGAAACCGCCGCGATGCATCGGCTGGAGTCCATGCGCGATCGACTGATCGCCGAGGACGAAACCGCCCTGTCCGAACTGATCGCCGAGCATCCGCAGGTGGATCGCCAGCATCTGCGGTCGCTGGTGCGGCAGGCGCGCGTCGAGAAGGACACGCCGAACAAGCCGCCGAAGGCGTACCGGGAGATCTTTCAGTTGTTGAAGGATCTGGCGCAGACGGATACATCCGACGACACCGCTGCGTGA
- a CDS encoding DUF1653 domain-containing protein, protein MQPAAGIYRHYKGQRYRVLGTAQHSETMEPLVVYQALYGDFGLWVRPATMFCETVELDGEPLPRFALEQAETTPADDHTASVADREDPQR, encoded by the coding sequence ATGCAACCTGCCGCCGGCATTTATCGTCACTACAAGGGTCAGCGCTACCGCGTGCTGGGCACCGCGCAGCACAGCGAAACGATGGAGCCGCTGGTGGTCTACCAGGCGCTCTACGGCGACTTCGGCCTGTGGGTGCGCCCGGCGACGATGTTCTGCGAAACCGTCGAACTGGATGGCGAGCCACTGCCCCGCTTCGCGCTGGAGCAGGCCGAGACCACGCCGGCGGACGACCACACCGCAAGCGTGGCGGACCGCGAAGACCCGCAGCGCTGA
- the pmbA gene encoding metalloprotease PmbA, with product MSEVALSQTPDRSEQDMERLADLAADVIRRARAAGASQAEVAASISSGLNVNVRLGEVETVEHTRDRGFGLTVYFGQRKGSASTADLNPDSIQATLDQACAIARYTEEDPAAGLADAARMATSFPDLDLWHPWSIDTAQAIELGIAIEDAGRAHPGISNSDGASVQAGEGLSVYANSHGFVGRERGTRHSLSLALIAGDDDGMQRDYWYDSVRAAGDFMTAQALGDQAAERTLARLGARSLSTRQCPVLFVPELARGLIGHLLNAVSGGALYRQASFLLDHVGKPVMPAWLDINERPHLARGQGSANFDAEGVATVDSALVEKGVLARYMLSSYSARKLGLSSTGNAGGIHNLVVDAGAADGERSDFDGMLARLGTGLLLTEVMGQGVSTVTGDYSRGASGFWVENGKIAYPVEGITIAANLRDMFNGIVAVGSDVDIRSHLLTGSILLDRMTVAGE from the coding sequence GTGAGCGAAGTTGCCCTCAGCCAGACGCCGGATCGCAGTGAACAGGACATGGAGCGACTGGCCGATCTTGCCGCTGACGTGATCCGCCGCGCGCGCGCCGCGGGCGCCAGCCAGGCCGAGGTGGCGGCCAGCATCAGCAGCGGGCTCAACGTGAACGTGCGGCTGGGCGAGGTGGAGACGGTCGAGCACACCCGCGACCGCGGCTTCGGGCTGACCGTGTATTTCGGCCAGCGCAAGGGTTCGGCCAGCACCGCCGACCTCAACCCCGATTCGATCCAGGCCACGCTCGACCAGGCCTGCGCGATCGCCCGCTACACCGAGGAAGATCCCGCCGCGGGGCTGGCCGATGCGGCGCGCATGGCCACCTCATTCCCGGACCTGGACCTGTGGCATCCGTGGAGCATCGACACCGCGCAGGCGATCGAGCTGGGCATCGCGATCGAGGATGCCGGCCGCGCCCACCCGGGCATCAGCAATTCCGACGGCGCCAGCGTGCAGGCTGGCGAGGGCTTGTCGGTGTATGCGAATTCGCACGGCTTCGTGGGGCGCGAGCGCGGCACCCGGCATTCGCTGTCGCTGGCGCTGATCGCCGGCGACGACGACGGCATGCAGCGCGATTACTGGTACGACAGCGTGCGTGCCGCCGGCGATTTCATGACTGCGCAGGCGCTGGGCGACCAGGCGGCCGAACGCACCCTGGCGCGGCTGGGTGCGCGCAGCCTGTCGACGCGGCAATGCCCGGTGCTGTTCGTGCCGGAGCTGGCGCGCGGACTGATCGGCCATCTGCTGAATGCGGTCAGCGGCGGCGCGCTGTATCGGCAGGCCAGTTTCCTGCTCGACCATGTCGGCAAGCCGGTGATGCCGGCGTGGCTCGACATCAACGAGCGGCCGCATCTTGCGCGTGGCCAGGGTTCGGCGAACTTCGACGCCGAGGGCGTGGCCACCGTCGACAGTGCGCTGGTGGAAAAGGGCGTATTGGCGCGCTACATGCTGAGCAGCTATTCGGCGCGCAAGCTGGGCCTGTCCTCGACCGGCAACGCCGGCGGCATCCACAACCTGGTGGTGGACGCGGGCGCGGCCGACGGCGAGCGATCCGATTTCGACGGCATGCTGGCGCGACTGGGCACCGGCCTGCTGCTGACCGAGGTGATGGGGCAGGGCGTGTCCACCGTCACCGGTGACTATTCGCGGGGCGCCTCGGGCTTCTGGGTCGAAAACGGCAAGATCGCCTACCCGGTGGAAGGCATCACGATTGCCGCCAACCTGCGCGACATGTTCAACGGCATCGTGGCCGTGGGCAGCGACGTGGACATCCGCTCGCACCTGCTCACCGGCTCGATCCTGCTCGACCGCATGACCGTCGCCGGCGAATAG
- a CDS encoding DUF4870 domain-containing protein — MSVQPESVIPPPPSEPPMAGAPSADERQWAMFSHLSALIGLIIPFGSIVGPLVIWLIKKDTMPFVNDQGKEALNFNITVAIAAIVGWILCFILIGFLVLAVVFVAWLVLVIIGTIKANEGTAYRYPFTLRLVS, encoded by the coding sequence ATGAGCGTTCAACCCGAATCCGTGATTCCGCCCCCGCCGAGCGAACCGCCGATGGCCGGTGCCCCTTCCGCCGACGAGCGCCAGTGGGCGATGTTCTCGCACCTGTCCGCGCTGATCGGCCTGATCATCCCGTTCGGCAGCATCGTCGGGCCGCTGGTGATCTGGCTGATCAAGAAGGACACCATGCCGTTCGTCAACGATCAGGGCAAGGAAGCACTGAACTTCAACATCACCGTGGCGATCGCCGCCATCGTGGGCTGGATCCTGTGCTTCATCCTGATCGGTTTCCTGGTGCTGGCCGTGGTGTTCGTGGCCTGGCTGGTGCTGGTGATCATCGGCACGATCAAGGCCAACGAAGGCACGGCGTACCGTTATCCGTTCACGCTGCGGCTGGTGAGTTGA